The Geothrix sp. DNA segment GCCACGGTGATCGGACTGGCCCACCTCCAGAAACTCCGCAATTTCGCCCGTCTTTCCGGAATCCGGGAACCGCTGATCGTGAAGGGGGAACCGGCATGACGCGGCCCCGCCCCTGCCGGCGGTACCGGGTGGCTTCGTCTGCAATGCAGGCGAGGGTGCGGGAGCCCGGAGAACCCCAGGCCGGGCTGCGGGAAGAGGAAAGGATCTACCAGGACCTCGTCAGGGCCCTGCCTTCGGGGATTTACCGCCTTCGAGTGGAACCGAGCCGGGCCATGACGGCCAGCGAGTGGGAGGACATCTGCCGCTCCACCTACACCATCGAATTCGTCAGCGACCGGTTCTGCGAGATTTCCGGCCTCGGCCGGGAAGCCTTCCAGGCCTCGCCGGGCCTGATCCTGGACCACATCCACCCCGAGGACCGGGCGAATTTCAGCGAGCGCAACGCGGAGGCCCTGACCCGGATGTCGCCGTTCCAGTGGGAGGGGCGCATGGGGTTTGGCCGGGACTGGCGATGGGTCCGGTTCGAGTCCCAGCCCCGGGTCCTTCCAGATGGCGCGTCACTGTGGACGGGCGTCCTGACGGACCTCACGGAACGCCGGAAGAGCAGCAGCGACTACCGCCGGATGCACCGGCTGCTGCGCCAGGCGGAATCCATCGCCAAGGTGGGAGGGTGGGAGATCGATCTGGAGGCGGGCACCCTCTACTGGTCCGAAGAGGTCTTCCGCATCCACGAACTGGACCCTGCCACCTACGCACCCACGGTCGAGACCTCGATCCAGTTCTATGCCCCGGAATGGCGGCCGGTCATCACCCGGGCGGTTCAGCTGGCCATCGACCGGGGTGAGAACTTCGATCTGGACTTGGAGCTCCTCACTGCCACCGGCCGGCGCATCTGGATCCATGCCACGAGCCAGGTCGTCATGAGGGACGGCCAGGTGGTGAAGGTGGTGGGCGCCTTCCGGGACATCGCCGAGGAGCGCCTGGCCGCCGAGACCCTGGCCAAGAACCACGCGGTGCTGGCAAGCATCATGGAGAGCGCCGAGGGGCCGATCTTCTCACTGGATCGCGAATACCGCTACACCAGCTTCAACCGGGCCCACGCCGCGGCCATGAAGCTCCTGTACGGCGCTGAGATCAGCCTCGGCTCCTGCCTTCTCGATTACCAGACCGCCCCGGCGGACCGTGCCGTCGCGAAGGCCAACCTGGATCGGGCGCTGGATGGGGAATCCTTCGTGGAAGAGGGCATGTCCGGCGCGGAAGATCATGCGCGGCGCTACTTCGAAGTGTGGCATACCCCCACCCGTAACGATGGTGGCGAAGTCATCGGCGTGGCGGTCACCGCGCGCGATACCACCCGGCGCCGGAGGTCAGAGGAGGCTCTCCGTGAGAGCGAACAGCGCTACCACACGCTCTTCGACAACAACCACGCGATCAAGATGCTCATCGATCCGTCGGATGGCAGCATCGTGGACGCGAATCCGGCCGCCATCCGCTTCTACGGCTGGTCGCGGGATCAGCTCCAGGGGATGAACATCAATGAGATCAACACCCTGCCTTCGGACCAGCTTCAGAGTGCCATCGGCTCCGCGGCAGGAATATTCCAGGACTACTTCGAGTTCGTCCATCGCCGGGCCGACGGGTCGCTGAGGAACGTGGATGTCTACAGCGGTCCGATCGTCATCGAAGGCCGGACGCTGCTCTACTCCATCATCCATGACACCACTGACCGGGTGCGCGCCGTGGAGGCCAATGCCCGCCTCCTCCACATCCTGGAGTCCAGCTTCAACGAGATCTACATCTTCAACCGGGAAAACCTGCATTTCGAGTACGTCAACCGCGCGGCGCTCGGGAACCTCGGCTATTCGGCCGGGGACATTGGCACGATGACCCCCCTGGACCTGAAGCCGGAGTTCACCGAAGCGGCCTTCAGGGCAGTCCTGACTCCTCTGCTGCGGCATGAACAGAAGCTGGTCTCCTTCGAGACCATGCATCGCCGGGCGGACGGGTCCCTCTACCCGGTCGAGGTCCATGTCCAGCTGGCCGGTCCGGGTGGCCTGGAGGTCTTCCTGGCCGTGGTCCTGGACATCTCGGAGCGCCGTGCCGCCGAACTGGCGTTGCACAGCCGGGTGAGCCAACTCCAGGTCATGCTCGACCTGGCCTCGCTCCCCGACAGCCATTCGGGCAAGGACCTGCTGAAGGAAGGGCTCGAGTGCATCGCCAGGATCTCGGGCAGCCGGGTGGGGTTCCTCCATCTGCTCCTGGAAGATCAGGAGACCCTCGAACTCACGGCCTGGACCGCCGACACCATGAAGCACTGCACGGCCAGCTTCGATACCCACTATCCCGTGGCCATGGCCGGGATCTGGGCCGATGCGGTCAGGCTGAGGAAACCGGTGATCCACAACGACTATGCGGAGCGGACGGATCGGAAGGGCATGCCCGAGGGGCACTTCCCCCTGACCCGGGAAGTGGTGGTGCCCGTCGTGGAATCCGGCAAGGTCCGGATGATCGTGGGTGTGGGTAACAAGCCGACCGACTATGACGACTTGGACGTGGGTCAGCTCGAGGTGGTGGCGGGGGACCTCTGGAATGCCTATGCCCGGCAGATGGTGGTCAAGCAGTTGATGTCCAGCGAGGCGAGCCTGAGGGCTACCTTCGATCAGGCCCTCGTGGGCATCGTCCACCTCGGCTTCGATGGGAGGATCCTGAGGGCGAACAAGCGGTTCGCGGACATCCTGGGACTCGACCCGCAGGACCTGGCCGGCATGGAGATCTCCCGGATCACCCATCCCGGGGATCAGCTGCCCGACGGCGTCATGTTCCAGGACATCCTGCAGGACATGGGGGGCAGTTTCATCCAGGAGAAGCGCTACCTGGGTTCGGGTGGCGCGATCGTCTGGGTCCAGCTGCTGGCTTCCCTCGTCGCCCCGAGCGAGAACGAAGCCGGGTACATCCTGAACGTGGTGGAGGACATCACGGAACGCAAGCGAATGGAATCGGAGATCCAGCACCTGAACCGAGACCTGGAGCACCGGGTGGAGGTGAGGACGCACCAGCTCGAGTCGGCAAACCAGGAACTGGAGGCCTTCGCCTACAGCGTGTCGCACGATCTGCGGGCCCCCCTCAGGACCATCAGCGGATTCAGCGAAGCCCTGAGCCGGGACGGGGACTCCGTGCTGTCATCCGAGGGCCTTGGCCACCTGAATCGGATCCAGGGAGGCGCCATCCGGATGGCCCAGCTCATCGAGGATCTGCTGCAGCTGTCCCGCGTCGGGCGGGATGACTTCGTTGCGATGCCACTGGACCTTGGCGGCCTGGCCGAGCAGGTGCTGGCCAAACTCAAGGAAGCGGACCCGGGCCGCCCAGTGATCTGGCAAGTGGAGCGCCCCATCCTCGTGAAGGGGGATCCGAGGCTGCTTCGGATCCTCCTGGAGAATCTGCTGGGCAATGCCTGGAAGTTCACCTCCCACACGCCGGATCCACGCATCTGGGTGGCGGCCCATTCCGTGAACGGCAGCTCCGTGGAGGTGGCCATCCGCGACAATGGCGTCGGTTTCGTGTCCTCCCAGGCCAACCGGCTGTTCACCCCGTTCCAGCGCCTCCACAAGGCTGAGGAGTTCCCGGGGACGGGCATCGGGTTGGCCATCGTCAAGCGCATCGTGAACCGCCATGGGGGATGGATCGCGGCCAAAGGGGAATTGGGTCATGGCGCCACCCTGTCCTTCACGCTGCCCAAGCCTGAGGGGGGCCTGCTATGAAGCGCCCGGTCGTGCTCATCGTGGAGGATTGTCCGAACGACCTGGCCCTGCTCATGCTGGCCATCGAGAAGGCCGGTGTCCCCTTCGAGACCGCGGTGGCCACGGACGGGCAGGAGGCCCTGGACTGGCTGTTCCGGAAGGGGGCCCACGAGGATCGGGACGAGGAGGTCTATCCGGCCCTGGTCCTGATGGACCTGAAACTCCCCCGCCTGAGTGGCCTGGACGTGCTTCGGGCGCTCCGGCAGGAGCCCAGGGGGTGGCTGACTCCCGTGGTGGCCATGACAACCTCCGAAATGCCCTCCGACATCCAGAAGGCCTATGCGTTCGGAGCCAACGCTTACGTCCAGAAGCCCATGGACTTCAACGGGCTGGTGCGTCTGGTGGAAGCCCTCCGGGCCTTCTGGCTCTCGTTCAATGTCATCCATCCCATGATGAGGTGAACGATGAATTCCGCCCTCCGTCTGCTTCTGGTTGAAGACTCCCTGGAGGATGCCGAGCTGATCCTGATGCACCTGAGAAGCCACGGGATCGCGTTTACCAGCTTCCAGGTGGATTCCATGGAGGGTTTTGCCGCCGCGCTCGGGACGGAACCCTGGGATCTGGTCCTGTCCGACTTCAGCCTGCCCGGGACTGATGGCCTGAAAATCCTGGCCTGCCTGCGGGAGAGGGATCCCGACCTGCCCTTCATCCTCCTGTCCGGCGTGCTTGACGAGGAGGCCGCCGTCGAAGCCATGCGGAACGGGGCCAATGACTTCCTGCTCAAGGGCAACCTGTCGCGCCTGGTTCCCGCCATCGAGCGCGAGATGAAGGACGCGGACCTGCGCCGGAAGCAGCGCGGGTTCGAGGAGGAGCTGAGGCTGCTGCACACGGCCATGGAGCAGACGCCCGACATGGTGGTCATCACGGATCGCGACGGCGTGATGCTCTACGCCAACGCTGCGGCCTCGGCGGTCACGGGCTTCTCCCGCGCGGAACTCATCGGCCAGAACCCGCGGATCTTCAAGAGCGGCCAGCATGAGATGGCCTTCTACCACAGCATGTGGGAGGCCCTTCTCAGCGGTGAGACCTGGAGGGGCCACATCGTGAACCGCCGGAAGGACGGAACCCCCTGGGATGCCGAGGCGGTGATCGCCCCGGTGTTCAGTACCAGCGGAGATCTGCAGAACTACCTGTGCACCGCCCGGGACATCACCCTGGAACGGCAGCTGCAGGGCTTCCTGGAGCAGACGCAGCGGCTGGAGACCATCGGCACCCTCACCAGCGGCATCGCCCACGACTTCAACAACATCCTGATGCCGATTCTCGGTCACGCCGAACTCGGCCTGACCCGTGCCGTGGGGGACCCGAAGCTCAAGCATGACCTGGAGATCATCCAGGCCTCGACCTACCGGGCCCGGGATCTGGTTCGCCAGATCCTCACGTTCAGCCGGAAAAGCGAGGAAGAAGAGGCGCCCATCGAAGTCCAGGGCCTGCTCTCGGAGTCCCTCAAGCTGCTGCGGGCCACCGTGCCCAGCTCCATCCGGTTCGAGGTGGGCCTCGACGCGAAGGGGGCCTTCGCCAAGGTGGATCCGACCAAGCTGCACCAGATCATCCTCAACCTCTGCACCAACGCCAGCCACGCCATGCGGGGCATCGCCGGCAAGCTCATCGTGCAACTCAGGCGGGAACGGCTCCCGGCCACCGACTGCGCCATGAATGTCCAGCTCGAAGCAGGCGAGTATCTCCATCTGGAGGTGACCGATACGGGCCGGGGCATTCCTCCCGAGCATCTGGACAAGGTCTTCCTGCCCTTCTTCACCACCAAGCCACCGCGCGAGGGCACGGGCCTCGGCTTGTCGGTGACCCACGGCATCGTGTGCGCTGCGGGAGGCGGGATCAAGGTCACCAGCCAGCCAGGCGCCGGGGCCTCCTTCAGCGTGTATCTGCCTCTCTCGGTCAAGGCCTCCGATCAGCCTTCCCCGAGCGAGGACGGATCGGTGCGGGGCCAGGGCCACATCCTCCTGGTGGATGATGAATCGGCTCTGGTGGAGGCCGTGTGCGCCAACCTGATCCAGATGGGGTTCGAGGTCTCGCCCTTCACCGACCCAGAGCTGGCCTTGCGTACGTTCGCGGCGCACCCCCGGGCATTCCAGATGGTCCTCACGGACCAGGTCATGCCTGGCCTGTCTGGGCTCCAGCTGGCCAAGGCCCTCTGGACCATCCGGCCCGATGTCCCGATCATCCTGCTGTCCGGAGATCCCGACATGGGGGTGCTCACGCCCCGCATCGAGCAGGCCGGTTTCAAGGCCTGTCTCACCAAGCCCATGTCGACCAGGGAGATCGCCAAGGCCATCCTGCGGGTGCTTCCCGAACTGACCCGAACCCCCCTGGAGACGCCTCGATGATCCCGGGGTGACTCCCACCATGCCCCTCTGGATTCCCGGGGGGCGCCACGCACGCGTAACGGAGAAGGGAGCTGGCGATGAAGATCAGGCACCTTGTCGCAGGCGCACTGGCAGTGGCAGTGGGGGGCATGGCGCTGGTGGGCTGGGCCGCCGACGTCGTCGTCCTGAAGAGCCTCCTCCCGGGCTGGGTAAGCATGAAGCCGAACACGGCCCTTGCGTTCCTGCTGATGGGAAGCGCGATGCTGCTGTCTTCCCCCCAGGCGCCGTCGCCCAGCCCTCGGAAACCATCCGCAGTCTTCTATCTCTCACAGGCCTGCGCCCTGCTTGCCGGTCTGATCGGTCTGCTGACCTTGTGCGAGTACGCCCTCGGCTGGAATCCGGGCTTTGATCAGTGGCTGTTCAAGGAACCGGCCGGGGCGGTGGGGACGTCCAATCCAGGCCGAATGGCGCCGGACACGGCCGTGAGTTTCCTTCTCCTTGCAGCGGCCCGGCTCGCCGAAGGCTGGCACGCCATGCGGAGGGCCCGGGTCTTCTCCGTCATCGTCGGGTCCCTGGTGACGACGCTGGCGCTGGTGGAGATCTTCTCGTATTTCACGCCGGTCCTCCGGACCTATGGCTGGGGCGGTCTGACGATGATGGCGCTTCCCACCGCGACGCTGTTCGCAGTGCTGGGCCTTGCCATCATCCAGGCCTCCTGGCGGGAGGCCCTGAGTCCACGGCTGGCCGAATTCTCCAATTACCTCTGGTGGCTGTCGGGTTCTTTCGGCGCCCTGGCCGTATCCTTCGCGCTGTACGTCCGGGCGGAGAATCAGGTCGACCGGTCCAATACTCTGCGCCTGCAGTCCATGCTCATGGCCGATGAGCTGCGCCAGTCCACGGACGATCTCACACGGATGGCGAGGACCTACGTGATGACCGGTGATGCTGCCTACAAGCGTCATTTCCGGGACATCCTGGCCATCCGGGAGGGGGAGAAACCCCGGCCCGAGCACTATCAGAGGCCCTATTGGGATCTGGTGCTTGGGGATGGCCCGGCGCCGCGCGGCGATGGACAGGCTGTGCCACTGCTGGAGTCGATGCGGAAGACCGGGTTCACCCGCGAGGAATTCCGCTTGTTGCTGGAGGCCAAGGCCAACTCGGACAAGACCGCCACCCTGGAATCCGAGGCGATGGCCCTGGCCGAGTCCTCAGGGCCAGGGGCGGACGCTGACCGGGCGAAGGCCCGCAGGATGCTGTATGACGCCCGGTACCACGAGGCCAAAGCGGCCACCATGGTGCCGATCCTCGACTTTCTGAACCTGGTGGACAAGCGCACCCTTGCCCATGTCCAGGCGGCGGAGAACACCGCGACAATCTTCCGTTACCTCCTGGCGGCGTTCGGCTTCGGCTTGGCCTTCGTGCTCTGGCGCACCTACCGGGCCCTGGGCGACATCCTCGGGGGTGCGGTGGACGAGGTGTATCGGCAGATCGCCACCCTCGGAGCCGGGGACTTCTCGAAAGACATCCCGGTGCGGGCGGGCCTGGAGAACAGCGTACTGGGCTGGTTGTCGGAAACGCAGACCAAGCTGAAGGGAAGTGAACAGGAGCGTCAGCAGGCCGAAGCAGCCTTGCGTGCGAGCGAGGAGCGGTTCCGGATGGCCGCCGAGACTGCCAACGACGTGGTCTATGAATGGGACCTGAAGCAGAACGTCGAATGGTTCGGGAACATTGATGCGCTGCTCGGCTATGACCCGGGAGAGTTCCCCCGGACCTTGGACGGATGGACGTCATCCCTCCACCCACAGGACCTGGGCCGGACGATGGCGGCGATCCAGGCCCGCCTGGAGGGCTGCTCACCCTATATCGTCGAATACCGCGTCAGGCGGAAGGACGGAAGCTACCGGTGGTGGTCCGCCCGGGGCGCGGCTGCCAGGAACGCGGAAGGAGTCCCGATCCGATGGATCGGTTCGGTCACCGACATCACCGAGCGGAAGCTGGCCGAGGCCGAGATCCTCGCCTTCAACAAGGACCTGGAACACCGCGTCCAGGAGCGCACGGCGAAGCTGAACGACCTCAACGCCTACAACCGCAGCCTTCTGGAAGCCAGCCTTGATTCCCTGGTCACCATCGGCCTGGATGGCCGGATCCAGGATGTCAACGAGGCGACGGTGAAGGCCACGGGGGCCTCCCGCGCCGAGCTCGTCGGCTCCGATTTCTCCGACTACTTCACCGATCCGGACAAGGCAAAGGCAGGCTACGAAGCCGTCTTCCGGGATGGGTTCGTGCGGGACTATCCCCTCGCCCTCAGGCACCGGGTGGGAGAGACCCGGCAGGTCCTCTACAACGCCTCGGTGTACCGGAACAAGGAAGGTCAAGTGGCCGGGGTCTTCGCTGCCGCCCGGGACGTGACGGACATGAAGAGGATCGAGGGGGAGCTCAGGGAGGCTCTCGAGCTCAATCAGAAGATCATTTCCGCCTCGCCCCTGGGCATGTTCGCCTGCCGGGCGGATGGGCCCTGCGTGTTCGCCAATGAGGCCATCGCCCGGATCTCCGGGGCCTCCCTCGAGACGATGCAGAGCCTCAACTTCCACGATCTCGCCTCCTGGCATGAGAACGGACTCATGGAGAAGGTCAACGGGGTGCTCTCCACCGGTGCGGACGCGGGTGAGACTGTCAGACTGGTCACCACCTTCGGCCGCGAGATCTGGATGAAATATCAGATCACCAGGTTCATCCGGGACAACTTCCCCCATTTCCTCATGGTCTCGGAGGACGTGACCGCGCAGAAGAAGGCCGAGGAGGCGATCCAGGCCTTCAGTGCCTACAACCGCAGCCTCCTCGAGGCCAGCCTCGATCCCCTGGTCACCATCGCGGCGGATGGCAGGATCCAGGATGTCAACGATGCGACCGTCAGGGCCACTGGTGTCTCGCGTGAGGGCCTGATCGGGTCGGACTTCACGAGCTACTTCACCGAGCCTGGCAAGGCCAGGGCAGGCTACGAAAAGGTCTTCGAAGAGGGAATGGTCAGGGACTACGAGCTCTCCATCAAGCACCGGGACGGTGGTGTCATGGCGGTTCTCTACAACGCCTCGCTCTACCGGAACAAGGATGGCCAGATCGGGGGCATCTTCGCAGCGGCCCGCGACATCACGGAACGGCGGCAGGCTGAACGCGCCATGGCCAGGACCACCGCGATCCTGGATGAAGCGGGGCGGTTGGCCCGGATTGGCGGCTGGGAGATCGACCTCGGCACCCGC contains these protein-coding regions:
- a CDS encoding PAS domain S-box protein translates to MTRPRPCRRYRVASSAMQARVREPGEPQAGLREEERIYQDLVRALPSGIYRLRVEPSRAMTASEWEDICRSTYTIEFVSDRFCEISGLGREAFQASPGLILDHIHPEDRANFSERNAEALTRMSPFQWEGRMGFGRDWRWVRFESQPRVLPDGASLWTGVLTDLTERRKSSSDYRRMHRLLRQAESIAKVGGWEIDLEAGTLYWSEEVFRIHELDPATYAPTVETSIQFYAPEWRPVITRAVQLAIDRGENFDLDLELLTATGRRIWIHATSQVVMRDGQVVKVVGAFRDIAEERLAAETLAKNHAVLASIMESAEGPIFSLDREYRYTSFNRAHAAAMKLLYGAEISLGSCLLDYQTAPADRAVAKANLDRALDGESFVEEGMSGAEDHARRYFEVWHTPTRNDGGEVIGVAVTARDTTRRRRSEEALRESEQRYHTLFDNNHAIKMLIDPSDGSIVDANPAAIRFYGWSRDQLQGMNINEINTLPSDQLQSAIGSAAGIFQDYFEFVHRRADGSLRNVDVYSGPIVIEGRTLLYSIIHDTTDRVRAVEANARLLHILESSFNEIYIFNRENLHFEYVNRAALGNLGYSAGDIGTMTPLDLKPEFTEAAFRAVLTPLLRHEQKLVSFETMHRRADGSLYPVEVHVQLAGPGGLEVFLAVVLDISERRAAELALHSRVSQLQVMLDLASLPDSHSGKDLLKEGLECIARISGSRVGFLHLLLEDQETLELTAWTADTMKHCTASFDTHYPVAMAGIWADAVRLRKPVIHNDYAERTDRKGMPEGHFPLTREVVVPVVESGKVRMIVGVGNKPTDYDDLDVGQLEVVAGDLWNAYARQMVVKQLMSSEASLRATFDQALVGIVHLGFDGRILRANKRFADILGLDPQDLAGMEISRITHPGDQLPDGVMFQDILQDMGGSFIQEKRYLGSGGAIVWVQLLASLVAPSENEAGYILNVVEDITERKRMESEIQHLNRDLEHRVEVRTHQLESANQELEAFAYSVSHDLRAPLRTISGFSEALSRDGDSVLSSEGLGHLNRIQGGAIRMAQLIEDLLQLSRVGRDDFVAMPLDLGGLAEQVLAKLKEADPGRPVIWQVERPILVKGDPRLLRILLENLLGNAWKFTSHTPDPRIWVAAHSVNGSSVEVAIRDNGVGFVSSQANRLFTPFQRLHKAEEFPGTGIGLAIVKRIVNRHGGWIAAKGELGHGATLSFTLPKPEGGLL
- a CDS encoding PAS domain S-box protein, which codes for MKIRHLVAGALAVAVGGMALVGWAADVVVLKSLLPGWVSMKPNTALAFLLMGSAMLLSSPQAPSPSPRKPSAVFYLSQACALLAGLIGLLTLCEYALGWNPGFDQWLFKEPAGAVGTSNPGRMAPDTAVSFLLLAAARLAEGWHAMRRARVFSVIVGSLVTTLALVEIFSYFTPVLRTYGWGGLTMMALPTATLFAVLGLAIIQASWREALSPRLAEFSNYLWWLSGSFGALAVSFALYVRAENQVDRSNTLRLQSMLMADELRQSTDDLTRMARTYVMTGDAAYKRHFRDILAIREGEKPRPEHYQRPYWDLVLGDGPAPRGDGQAVPLLESMRKTGFTREEFRLLLEAKANSDKTATLESEAMALAESSGPGADADRAKARRMLYDARYHEAKAATMVPILDFLNLVDKRTLAHVQAAENTATIFRYLLAAFGFGLAFVLWRTYRALGDILGGAVDEVYRQIATLGAGDFSKDIPVRAGLENSVLGWLSETQTKLKGSEQERQQAEAALRASEERFRMAAETANDVVYEWDLKQNVEWFGNIDALLGYDPGEFPRTLDGWTSSLHPQDLGRTMAAIQARLEGCSPYIVEYRVRRKDGSYRWWSARGAAARNAEGVPIRWIGSVTDITERKLAEAEILAFNKDLEHRVQERTAKLNDLNAYNRSLLEASLDSLVTIGLDGRIQDVNEATVKATGASRAELVGSDFSDYFTDPDKAKAGYEAVFRDGFVRDYPLALRHRVGETRQVLYNASVYRNKEGQVAGVFAAARDVTDMKRIEGELREALELNQKIISASPLGMFACRADGPCVFANEAIARISGASLETMQSLNFHDLASWHENGLMEKVNGVLSTGADAGETVRLVTTFGREIWMKYQITRFIRDNFPHFLMVSEDVTAQKKAEEAIQAFSAYNRSLLEASLDPLVTIAADGRIQDVNDATVRATGVSREGLIGSDFTSYFTEPGKARAGYEKVFEEGMVRDYELSIKHRDGGVMAVLYNASLYRNKDGQIGGIFAAARDITERRQAERAMARTTAILDEAGRLARIGGWEIDLGTRELTWTETTYAIHEIGTDYKPTVEEGFRFYAPESAPIISEAVRSAMEDGTPFDEELEFITAKQNRIWVRAIGKGYRENGRIARVGGVFQDITARKRSEAIKTIQSDLVQLLGGHTDLMGAYSAFLDAAIEISGLDCGGIYAVDEAAECLELLIAKDLPEDFIKSSSPFERPSLDASLVLAGRPAYVTLPAPPGSGEAGPGHLKALAVVPLRASQTVLGCLSAGSFTLPSVPETTREALETLASRAAPVIARIKADMANLALNRELSVKTVQLEAANKELEAFSYSVSHDLRAPLRHMTGFVELLGKREMDGLDEKSRHYLKVVSDSAQKMGCLIDDLLSFSRMGRAEMMKQSVDLKRLAQEAIEELSRDLPAERAIQWRVGDLPVVTGDRAMLRQVFANLFSNAVKYSRHVETALIEVDARTSQDNNGWTVSVRDNGAGFDMKYVDKLFGLFQRLHAIEEYEGTGVGLANVRRIVARHGGRTWAEGELGRGAAIYFTLPCDKEAGT
- a CDS encoding hybrid sensor histidine kinase/response regulator, yielding MNSALRLLLVEDSLEDAELILMHLRSHGIAFTSFQVDSMEGFAAALGTEPWDLVLSDFSLPGTDGLKILACLRERDPDLPFILLSGVLDEEAAVEAMRNGANDFLLKGNLSRLVPAIEREMKDADLRRKQRGFEEELRLLHTAMEQTPDMVVITDRDGVMLYANAAASAVTGFSRAELIGQNPRIFKSGQHEMAFYHSMWEALLSGETWRGHIVNRRKDGTPWDAEAVIAPVFSTSGDLQNYLCTARDITLERQLQGFLEQTQRLETIGTLTSGIAHDFNNILMPILGHAELGLTRAVGDPKLKHDLEIIQASTYRARDLVRQILTFSRKSEEEEAPIEVQGLLSESLKLLRATVPSSIRFEVGLDAKGAFAKVDPTKLHQIILNLCTNASHAMRGIAGKLIVQLRRERLPATDCAMNVQLEAGEYLHLEVTDTGRGIPPEHLDKVFLPFFTTKPPREGTGLGLSVTHGIVCAAGGGIKVTSQPGAGASFSVYLPLSVKASDQPSPSEDGSVRGQGHILLVDDESALVEAVCANLIQMGFEVSPFTDPELALRTFAAHPRAFQMVLTDQVMPGLSGLQLAKALWTIRPDVPIILLSGDPDMGVLTPRIEQAGFKACLTKPMSTREIAKAILRVLPELTRTPLETPR
- a CDS encoding response regulator, whose product is MKRPVVLIVEDCPNDLALLMLAIEKAGVPFETAVATDGQEALDWLFRKGAHEDRDEEVYPALVLMDLKLPRLSGLDVLRALRQEPRGWLTPVVAMTTSEMPSDIQKAYAFGANAYVQKPMDFNGLVRLVEALRAFWLSFNVIHPMMR